Genomic window (Aquimarina sp. BL5):
CTGTATGGGGGATCTTTATTACCACTCCCAATATTACAAAGGAATGGGTTGTAACTAATATAAAAACTACTATCAAAAATAATAATATTCATAAAGAGAGTTTTGAATTATGTATTGAAATTTATGATGATAGAAACAAGCTAGTATCAGATGCTAAAAAAGAATACTTAGTAAAAAGTAATCAAGAAATCATTTTAGAAAATAGGCTTACAATTCTAAAACCTTATATATGGGATGTTAATTCACCAAGATTGTATAGAGCTATTATTACATTGTTAAAAGGTGATTGTGTAATAGACAAAAATATAGTGAAATTTGGGGCGAGAAAAATTGAATTTGATCCTAACAAAGGTTTTTTTCTTAACGATAAGAATACACCAATAAAGGGTGTTTGTCTTCATCATGATGCAGGTTTGGTGGGAGCAGCAGTACCAAAAGATGTTTGGAGAAGGAGATTACAAAAACTTAAAAATGCAGGTTGTAATGCTATCAGAATATCCCATAACCCTGGATCAGAAGATTTTTTAGATCTATGCGATGAAATGGGTTTTTTGGTACAGGATGAATTTTTTGATGAGTGGGATCATCCAAAAGATAAAAGATTTAATATGAATGAAAAAAGAGTAGATTCTATAACCAGAGGGTATACGCGTTATTTTCAGGATTGGGCAGAGAAAGATCTTAAAAATACAGTTCTAGCGCATAGGAATCATCCAGCGATTTTTCAATGGAGTATTGGGAACGAAATCGAATGGACATATCCAAGAAATGCAGATGCGACGGGTTTTTTTAATAATATGAATTGGAGTGGTAATTATTTCTGGGAAGAGCCACCACATACAATTGAGCAGATAAAAGAAAAATTAAAGACACTACCTAAAGGAAAATACACGATAGGGCAAACTGCTAAAAAGCTAACGAATTGGACTAGAGAACTAGACACCACAAGGTATATTACTGCTAATTGTATATTACCCTCTGCTAGCCATCTTTCTGGATATACAGAAGTATTGGATGTTGTTGGGTATAGTTACCGAAGGGTGTTGTATGACTATGGACATAAAAACTATCCAAACAAACCGATAATGGGTTCTGAAAACCTTGTACAATGGCACGAATGGAAAGCAGTTGAAGAGAGACCTTTTATTTCAGGTACTTTTTTGTGGACAGGGATTGATTATATGGGCGAATCAAATGGACAATGGCCAAGAAAAGCTACAGAAAGTGGAATGTTAGATATTGCTGGTTTTGAAAAACCATCATATCATATGATGAAAACCCTTTGGAATGAAGAACCTCATATATACATTGCCACACAAACCATTGATAAATCAATATTTAAAGAAGACGAAAAAACAGGCAAAGTTGTAGAAAAGAAAAAAGGAAAATGGAAAAAAGCACTTTGGGTATGGCATGATGTAAACGAGCATTGGAACTATAACAAAAATGATACAATAGTAGTGGAGGTATATGCTAACTATCCTGAGTTAGAGCTATATTTAAACGGAGCATCTTTCCAAACAAAAAAGCTAGAAAGTTTCGAAGATCGAATTTATAAATGGATAGTTCCATTTAAAGAAGGAGAATTAAAACTGATAGGTAAGAAAAATGGTGAAGTAAAAGAAATAAAAACTCTCCCTACTACAGGGCAGGTAGCTCAAATATCTCTTTCTGTCGATAAAACTTTAATAAACCCGGATAGCTATAGTGTAGCACATATTATAGCACAATTAAAAGATATTAAGGGAAATCCAATTAAGAATGTAAACAAAGAAGTTACCTTTTCTATAGAAGGCGATGTAAAGCTATTAGGTGTGGATAATGGATCCGCTTATAGTGTACAAGATTATAAAACAAACTCAGTAAAAACAAACAATGGAAGGTGCTTGCTTGTGATTCAATCCAAAAGAAAAGAAACAGAAGTAAAGATAATTGCTACAACAGAAAAAATACATAGTAACACATTAGAAATTCAGATAAAATAATACTCAATGAAACTAGAATTTAAAAAAATAGTACTCTTCTTCTTAATTGGAATTATAGCTTCTTGTGGAGAAACGATAAGAAAAGAAGAACTTTCTGTGGAAAAAGAATTTCCTTGTCAACCTTTGCTGGATCTTTCGCAAGAAAAGTTAGATCGATTTGGAATCACAAATAAAGAATACTTAAGTGCAGCTTCTAAAAGAGCGCTACAATGGCCATATGTAGAGAATGATTGGTTTCGACTCTTTAATAAATTACAACCATTAAAAGGAGATTTAGCTTATGAAAAAGGTGTAGTTAGAAGAGATCCTTCAGCGATCATTAAAGAAAACGGTAAATATTACGTGTGGTACAGTAAAAGTGTAGGGAAATCTCAAGGTTTTGGGGGAGATATAGAAAAGGATAAGGTTTTTCCATGGGATCGTTGTGATATATGGTATGCAACTTCTGATGATGGATGGACCTGGAAAGAAGAAGGCATCGCTGTACCAAGAGGGGAAAAAGGAGCTTATGATGATCGTTCCGTATTTACGGTAGAAATTATGAAGCATGATACGATGTATTACTTGTGCTATCAAACAGTAAAATCACCATACAATGTAAGAGTAAAAAATCAAGTAGGTTTAGCCTGGTCAAGTTCTCCAGATGGTCCTTGGGAAAAAAGTAAGGAACCTATTCTTAAACCTGCAGATAATGGGATATGGAAAGGTAAGGAGCAGAATAGATTTTTAGTAAACAAAAAAGGAGATTTTGATTCCCACAAAGTACATGATCCGTGTATACTTCCTTTTAAAGGAAAGTTCTATCTCTATTATAAAGGAGAGCAAATGGGTGA
Coding sequences:
- a CDS encoding glycoside hydrolase family 2 TIM barrel-domain containing protein, with translation MLLKTFLKFFLVFNFITVNAQDYSEIGTHDFNFDWEFKLQGNTWNLDKSEYKNWTAIQLPHDWSVHFSYDSIQGEGATGYLPGGIGFYKKNFLLNRNSHTTYILFDGVYNNSTVYLNNQLVGFHPYGYSPFYFDISNYLKDDNTFNSLKVEVDHSRYADSRWYTGSGIYRNVKLIRKNNLHVPVWGIFITTPNITKEWVVTNIKTTIKNNNIHKESFELCIEIYDDRNKLVSDAKKEYLVKSNQEIILENRLTILKPYIWDVNSPRLYRAIITLLKGDCVIDKNIVKFGARKIEFDPNKGFFLNDKNTPIKGVCLHHDAGLVGAAVPKDVWRRRLQKLKNAGCNAIRISHNPGSEDFLDLCDEMGFLVQDEFFDEWDHPKDKRFNMNEKRVDSITRGYTRYFQDWAEKDLKNTVLAHRNHPAIFQWSIGNEIEWTYPRNADATGFFNNMNWSGNYFWEEPPHTIEQIKEKLKTLPKGKYTIGQTAKKLTNWTRELDTTRYITANCILPSASHLSGYTEVLDVVGYSYRRVLYDYGHKNYPNKPIMGSENLVQWHEWKAVEERPFISGTFLWTGIDYMGESNGQWPRKATESGMLDIAGFEKPSYHMMKTLWNEEPHIYIATQTIDKSIFKEDEKTGKVVEKKKGKWKKALWVWHDVNEHWNYNKNDTIVVEVYANYPELELYLNGASFQTKKLESFEDRIYKWIVPFKEGELKLIGKKNGEVKEIKTLPTTGQVAQISLSVDKTLINPDSYSVAHIIAQLKDIKGNPIKNVNKEVTFSIEGDVKLLGVDNGSAYSVQDYKTNSVKTNNGRCLLVIQSKRKETEVKIIATTEKIHSNTLEIQIK
- a CDS encoding family 43 glycosylhydrolase, with amino-acid sequence MKLEFKKIVLFFLIGIIASCGETIRKEELSVEKEFPCQPLLDLSQEKLDRFGITNKEYLSAASKRALQWPYVENDWFRLFNKLQPLKGDLAYEKGVVRRDPSAIIKENGKYYVWYSKSVGKSQGFGGDIEKDKVFPWDRCDIWYATSDDGWTWKEEGIAVPRGEKGAYDDRSVFTVEIMKHDTMYYLCYQTVKSPYNVRVKNQVGLAWSSSPDGPWEKSKEPILKPADNGIWKGKEQNRFLVNKKGDFDSHKVHDPCILPFKGKFYLYYKGEQMGEEILFGGRQIRHGVAIADNPKGPYVKSKYNPISNSGHEICVWPTQGGIASLITTDGPERNTIQWAPDGINFEIRAAVQTYTTPPHAIGLNRTIEVPDNNPTKIFDWGLSHMYNNSDEQSIMRFSSYMKKFHVAKGVKKSK